In the Gossypium arboreum isolate Shixiya-1 chromosome 10, ASM2569848v2, whole genome shotgun sequence genome, one interval contains:
- the LOC108487546 gene encoding DNA replication complex GINS protein SLD5 isoform X1: MASGAGDWSAEQIDDYETLISTTDVELLKRAWRNEKASPEILPFEEALVKRAKEQIQLMEETVDDFAESGHDPLIASLYQMDLDRAQFLLRSYLRVRLQKIEKFMFHIWKMDTYRNRLSIEEEKFTERCIRDIGKHLEETVLSKLPDNYQSVLKQSIISEEDDMVPEPQLDTFVVAKCERATRPLYLDGSRQSASFDSSRNDHFQMVPGDLCILRYRPFQEELMSGNISLV; this comes from the exons ATGGCGTCGGGTGCCGGAGACTGGTCGGCGGAACAGATCGATGATTACGAGACGTTAATTTCGACGACCGATGTGGAGCTCTTGAAGAGAGCATGGCGTAATGAGAAAGCGTCTCCTGAGATCCTTCCTTTCGAGGAAGCTCTGGTTAAAAGAGCTAAAGAGCAGATCCAGTTGATG GAGGAAACAGTAGACGACTTTGCAGAAAGTGGTCATGATCCTCTCATTGCATCACTGTATCAGATGGACCTGGATAGGGCTCAATTTTTGCTGAGATCTTATCTTCGGGTTCGGCTGCAGAAG ATTGAGAAATTCATGTTTCATATCTGGAAAATGGATACTTATAGGAACCGGCTTTCAATAGAAGAGGAAAAGtttaccgaaag GTGTATTCGTGATATTGGGAAACATCTTGAAGAAACTGTTCTGTCAAAATTGCCTGATAATTATCAGTCTGTATTAAAGCAGTCGATTATAAGTGAAGAAGATGATATGG TTCCAGAGCCACAACTAGACACATTTGTTGTTGCCAAATGCGAGAGAGCAACAAGGCCTTTGTACCTTGATGGCAGCAGGCAATCTGCAAGCTTTGATAGCAG CAGGAATGACCACTTTCAAATGGTGCCTGGAGATCTATGCATTTTGCGTTACAGGCCATTTCAAGAGGAACTGATGAGTGGAAATATCAGTTTAGTTTAA
- the LOC108487546 gene encoding DNA replication complex GINS protein SLD5 isoform X2, with translation MASGAGDWSAEQIDDYETLISTTDVELLKRAWRNEKASPEILPFEEALVKRAKEQIQLMEETVDDFAESGHDPLIASLYQMDLDRAQFLLRSYLRVRLQKIEKFMFHIWKMDTYRNRLSIEEEKFTERCIRDIGKHLEETVLSKLPDNYQSVLKQSIISEEDDMVPEPQLDTFVVAKCERATRPLYLDGSRQSASFDSRNDHFQMVPGDLCILRYRPFQEELMSGNISLV, from the exons ATGGCGTCGGGTGCCGGAGACTGGTCGGCGGAACAGATCGATGATTACGAGACGTTAATTTCGACGACCGATGTGGAGCTCTTGAAGAGAGCATGGCGTAATGAGAAAGCGTCTCCTGAGATCCTTCCTTTCGAGGAAGCTCTGGTTAAAAGAGCTAAAGAGCAGATCCAGTTGATG GAGGAAACAGTAGACGACTTTGCAGAAAGTGGTCATGATCCTCTCATTGCATCACTGTATCAGATGGACCTGGATAGGGCTCAATTTTTGCTGAGATCTTATCTTCGGGTTCGGCTGCAGAAG ATTGAGAAATTCATGTTTCATATCTGGAAAATGGATACTTATAGGAACCGGCTTTCAATAGAAGAGGAAAAGtttaccgaaag GTGTATTCGTGATATTGGGAAACATCTTGAAGAAACTGTTCTGTCAAAATTGCCTGATAATTATCAGTCTGTATTAAAGCAGTCGATTATAAGTGAAGAAGATGATATGG TTCCAGAGCCACAACTAGACACATTTGTTGTTGCCAAATGCGAGAGAGCAACAAGGCCTTTGTACCTTGATGGCAGCAGGCAATCTGCAAGCTTTGATAGCAG GAATGACCACTTTCAAATGGTGCCTGGAGATCTATGCATTTTGCGTTACAGGCCATTTCAAGAGGAACTGATGAGTGGAAATATCAGTTTAGTTTAA